The genomic DNA CGACGACCTGCCCGACGGTGGAGCCGACCACTATTACCAGTGCATCACCGCAGTCCGTGAACGGACCGGAGCGACTGTTGAAGTTTTGACTCCCGACTTTGTGCAATGCAAAGAAGCGTTGGACCGCGTTGTCGAAGCACGCCCCGAGGTTTTCAACCACAACATGGAAACCGTGCCGCGGATGTACCGCCGCGTTCGCGGTCCCAAGAGCGATTACCAATGGACGCTGCAGTTGCTGCGTCGTGTGAAAGAGCTCGATCCAACGATCAAAACCAAGAGCGGCCTGATGCTGGGGCTCGGCGAAACCCGCGACGAACTGCTCGACGCGCTGGCCGACATGCGAGCCTACGACATCGACTTCCTGACTCTCGGCCAATACCTGCAGCCGGGCGAAAAGTACCTGCCGGTCCAGCGTTACGTCACGCCGGAGGAATTCGACGAACTGGGCGAGATCGCCAAGAAACTCGGCTTCAAGCAAGTTGCCAGCGGCCCCTTTGTCCGCAGCAGCTATCACGCCCGCGACATGGCCGAAGCGTAGCTTCCACTCGCCCCCTCCGTGAGACTTGCCACGATGCACAGCGATCCCCTACCGCGTCGACACCGCGCCGATCGCCGAACATTTTTATTGGCCAGCACCGCCCTGACGACCGCCGCATGCCGACCGGAATCGGCAGCAGCGCATTCGATAGTGGATTGCAGCGGCAAACTTTCGCTCGGCTTCAGCCTATACGGAATGCGCGACATCAAGACAGAAGTTGCGATCCAGACACTGCGAGAGATCGGCTACGATTCGGTAGAGTTCTGCCTACTGGAAGGCTTTGACACCGATCCGGCCCGGCTCGATCGTGTCCGACGTCGCGACCTCCGCGCCACGCTGGCTAAATACAACATGTGCCTTCGCGCGCTGATGGAGCATCTGCCGCTGTCGACGGACCAGGCGATAAACCAACAAGCCATCGAACGCTTAAAGCGTGCCGCAGCCCTTGGCCATGACCTGGAAGCGGGTGATTCCCCATTGATTGAAACGGTACTTGGCGGCGGAAACTGGCTGGAGGTCCGCGACCGGTTCGCAGAAACACTGCGGAAATGGGCTGCGTTGGCGGAGCGGGAAGACGTGCAGATCGCGATCAAGCCGCACGTGCATCATGCTGTCGACACGCCAGAAAAAGCGCGTTGGCTGATGCGGCAAGTCGGTAACGAACGGATTGGCCTCGCGTACGACTACAGCCATTTTGCCGCGCAAGGGATCGACATGAACCAATCGGTTCGCGACCTCGCCGCGTACACACTCTTTGTTCACGCAAAAGACGCGATTGCCGATGGCGGCCAAACACGGTTCGCGCTGCCCGGTTCCTCGGGGAAGATCGATTACCCGCAACTACTGAAACGGCTCATCGAAAACGGCTACGCAGGAGACTTCTGCGTCGAAGTCAGTTCGCAGATCTGGAAGCAACCAGGCTACGACGCAATCGCCGCAGCCAAGGAATCTTTTCGCCCGATGGCCGACGCATTTCACGTCGCCGGGATTGAACGGCCGAAATAGAAAAGGGGCTAACGGCACGCACCCCCGGGAACTCTAGAATCGCTTCCGCGTGTGACGGACGATCCGGTTCAACTTTGGCCGGCCCGGCTCCTTCGGCTTTTCAGCCTCCTGAGCTTGCGCGACGCGATTGACCGGCACGGGATGGTCAAACCCATCCATCACGTCCTTGATCAATTGCTTATTGATCCGCTGTTCGATCGACGTCAGCACATCCCCTTCGCCGGGAACGATAAACGTATACGCCACGCCATCGCGGCCCATTCGCCCAGTACGGCCAACGCGGTGCACATAATCGTCGCAGTCCTGCGGCACATCGAAGTTGATGATGTGCGAGATCGTTGTGATATCGATACCACGACCGACAACATCGGTGGCAACCAGGACTTTCAAATCCTTGCTACGCAGTTGCTTGATCACGCGATCGCGTTCGCGCTGCTGCATATCGCCATGCATACACCCGACACCGTCATACTTTTCGCTCAGCTTGCGATGCAACTTGTCGGTACCACGCTTCGTCCGACAGAAGATGATCACCTGCTCGGGCGTCTCACGATCCAGCAGACGCATCAACAACTCCAGCCGTTTATCCGCGTCGACGGTAAAGTAATGCTGTTCGATCGTTTCGACCGACATG from Rosistilla carotiformis includes the following:
- the lipA gene encoding lipoyl synthase, whose protein sequence is MAFRLPVVADPIPDPTTPVSGSGRLPRWLKREVPKGNANNFTAGLLDELRLETVCDNAKCPNRSECYSQKTATFMILGAICTRPCGFCAVNRGRPPEKPEVDEPQRLAEAAARLGLKHVVITSVTRDDLPDGGADHYYQCITAVRERTGATVEVLTPDFVQCKEALDRVVEARPEVFNHNMETVPRMYRRVRGPKSDYQWTLQLLRRVKELDPTIKTKSGLMLGLGETRDELLDALADMRAYDIDFLTLGQYLQPGEKYLPVQRYVTPEEFDELGEIAKKLGFKQVASGPFVRSSYHARDMAEA
- a CDS encoding sugar phosphate isomerase/epimerase family protein, whose translation is MHSDPLPRRHRADRRTFLLASTALTTAACRPESAAAHSIVDCSGKLSLGFSLYGMRDIKTEVAIQTLREIGYDSVEFCLLEGFDTDPARLDRVRRRDLRATLAKYNMCLRALMEHLPLSTDQAINQQAIERLKRAAALGHDLEAGDSPLIETVLGGGNWLEVRDRFAETLRKWAALAEREDVQIAIKPHVHHAVDTPEKARWLMRQVGNERIGLAYDYSHFAAQGIDMNQSVRDLAAYTLFVHAKDAIADGGQTRFALPGSSGKIDYPQLLKRLIENGYAGDFCVEVSSQIWKQPGYDAIAAAKESFRPMADAFHVAGIERPK